The following coding sequences are from one Pseudomonas oryzae window:
- a CDS encoding TonB-dependent receptor plug domain-containing protein codes for MPTRRLTPLLGLLPVLFTSPSGWAEDLFLDGKALPEVLTATRLRQSPAAVPGSVTVIDRQLIEASGARDIPELMRLVPGMMVGHTGYAESNLATVNYHGSRATEARRLQVLVDGRSVYRPGLATVDWLDIPLAIEDIERIEVFRGPNTVSYGANALMGVISIITRRPADSQGSRLKYTRGERGVDDWYASQGFQAGSGDFRLSLSGQEDNGFHHTNRDEKYRDSRRSTRMQLSASHDLAGGQSLDWQLAAKEGSNQRNYDYEDEPLLEDIVEPGDTDRDVTARDFAGSLRWNLDLSPAHSVQVQTYAQRWERRQAWRRCDVRLAFDPDVAKLFAMNPDYLDDVAGHIDAGLTYPPRGPNPQQILDKNDPMYLLAIRIMDKFYSDPSMSEAVCGDTDQDIDETRYDLEVQDTLSLTPDLRLLSGIGYRHDRVDSQTYFNGAIDNDIGRLFAHLEWYLTEHILLQGGAMYENDRLSGDSLTPRVALNYLITPRHGLRFVYSEAIRSPDMQENNVDWSYRLDNLSGLPGRSSAYAYGWAKGSGDLEQEIMRSREIGYNGHFDFGLSIDIKIFNDELHQMISEPLDVNEFVVSNNNWMWFRGAETEIDWRIGNRDRLRLTYAYVDFDASHKSDRRLTARYSGSGGWMHDWGRGWSSGLFYYGADLLNERRFERVDVRLAKRFDLGRTDLELAGVLQQRLDDEALTWRENLYDDRRQVYFSAQLTF; via the coding sequence GTGCCCACTCGCCGCTTAACGCCCCTGCTCGGGCTGCTGCCCGTCCTGTTCACCAGTCCTTCCGGTTGGGCGGAGGACCTGTTCCTCGACGGCAAAGCCCTGCCCGAGGTGCTCACCGCCACCCGTCTCAGGCAGTCGCCGGCGGCGGTGCCGGGCAGCGTCACCGTCATCGACCGCCAGCTGATCGAGGCCAGCGGGGCGCGGGACATTCCCGAGCTGATGCGCCTGGTGCCCGGGATGATGGTCGGCCACACCGGCTACGCCGAGAGCAACCTGGCCACGGTCAACTACCACGGCAGCCGCGCCACCGAGGCGCGCCGCCTGCAGGTGCTGGTCGACGGTCGCTCGGTGTATCGCCCCGGCCTGGCCACCGTCGACTGGCTCGACATCCCGCTGGCGATCGAAGACATCGAGCGCATCGAGGTGTTCCGCGGGCCGAATACCGTCAGCTACGGCGCCAATGCCCTGATGGGGGTGATCAGCATCATCACCCGCCGTCCGGCCGACAGCCAGGGCAGCCGCCTGAAGTACACCCGCGGCGAGCGCGGCGTGGACGACTGGTACGCCAGCCAGGGCTTCCAGGCCGGCAGCGGCGACTTCCGCCTGTCGCTGTCCGGGCAGGAGGACAACGGCTTCCACCACACCAACCGGGACGAGAAGTACCGCGACAGCCGGCGCAGCACGCGCATGCAGCTCAGCGCCAGTCACGACCTGGCCGGCGGCCAGAGCCTGGACTGGCAGCTGGCGGCCAAGGAGGGCAGCAACCAGCGCAACTACGACTACGAGGACGAGCCGCTGCTGGAGGACATCGTCGAGCCGGGCGACACCGACAGGGACGTCACCGCGCGCGACTTCGCCGGTTCGCTGCGCTGGAACCTCGACCTCTCGCCCGCGCACAGCGTCCAGGTGCAGACCTACGCGCAGCGCTGGGAGCGGCGCCAGGCGTGGCGCCGCTGCGACGTCCGGCTGGCCTTCGATCCCGATGTGGCCAAGCTGTTCGCCATGAATCCCGACTATCTCGACGACGTTGCCGGCCATATCGATGCCGGGCTGACCTATCCGCCGCGCGGGCCGAATCCCCAGCAGATCCTCGACAAGAACGATCCGATGTACCTGCTGGCGATCCGGATCATGGACAAGTTCTACAGCGATCCGTCGATGAGCGAGGCCGTCTGCGGCGACACCGATCAGGACATCGACGAGACCCGCTACGACCTGGAAGTGCAGGACACCCTCAGCCTGACCCCCGATCTGCGCCTGCTCAGCGGCATCGGCTACCGTCACGACCGGGTCGACTCGCAGACCTACTTCAACGGCGCGATCGACAACGACATCGGCCGCCTGTTCGCCCACCTGGAGTGGTACCTGACCGAGCACATACTGCTGCAGGGCGGCGCCATGTACGAGAACGACAGGCTCAGCGGCGACTCGCTGACCCCGCGCGTGGCGCTCAACTACCTGATCACCCCGCGCCACGGCCTGCGCTTCGTCTATTCCGAGGCCATCCGCTCGCCGGACATGCAGGAGAACAACGTCGACTGGAGCTACCGGCTGGACAACCTGAGCGGCCTGCCGGGGCGCAGCAGCGCGTACGCCTACGGCTGGGCCAAGGGCTCGGGCGATCTCGAGCAGGAGATCATGCGTTCGCGGGAGATCGGCTACAATGGCCACTTCGACTTCGGCCTGAGCATCGACATCAAGATCTTCAACGACGAACTGCACCAGATGATCAGCGAACCGCTGGACGTCAACGAGTTCGTGGTCAGCAACAACAACTGGATGTGGTTCCGCGGCGCCGAGACCGAGATCGACTGGCGCATCGGCAACCGCGACCGCCTGCGCCTGACCTATGCCTACGTCGACTTCGACGCCTCGCACAAGAGCGACCGCCGGCTGACCGCGCGCTACAGCGGCTCGGGCGGCTGGATGCATGACTGGGGACGCGGCTGGTCGAGCGGGCTGTTCTACTACGGCGCCGACCTGCTCAACGAGCGGCGCTTCGAGCGGGTGGACGTGCGTCTGGCCAAGCGCTTCGACCTCGGTCGCACCGACCTCGAGCTGGCCGGCGTGCTGCAGCAGCGTCTGGACGACGAGGCGCTGACCTGGCGGGAAAATCTCTACGACGACCGCCGGCAGGTCTACTTCAGCGCGCAGCTGACGTTCTAG
- a CDS encoding BKACE family enzyme, with the protein MNFIDGSLFVENMQKLVITAAPYGPEWMPSDFPEDIPVSMEAQIQKAVDCYNAGATVLHVHVREEDGKGSKRLSKFNELLAGIREACPGMILQVGGSISFAPENDGDVAKWLSDDTRHMLAELTPTPDQVTIAINTNQMNVCEQMTAADIRGTSLAEPAMLKAYQEMTIPAGPAWVEEHIRRLSAKGIQTHFQLANITQLNTVERMMRRGVCNVPLILTWVAIGGGFDSPNPYDLANFVRACPDGSVLTLETSMRNVLPLNMMAIALGLHVRCGIEDNIWNQKQTAKMTTVEQIEQLVRLSREFGREVANGQEAREIYRIGTFYKDADETLARNGFAPNRKPGQVGFTQHA; encoded by the coding sequence ATGAACTTCATCGATGGTTCCCTGTTCGTCGAAAACATGCAGAAACTGGTCATCACCGCCGCGCCCTACGGCCCGGAGTGGATGCCCTCCGACTTCCCGGAAGACATCCCGGTGAGCATGGAGGCGCAGATCCAGAAGGCGGTCGACTGCTACAACGCCGGCGCCACCGTGCTGCACGTGCACGTCCGCGAGGAGGACGGCAAGGGCTCCAAGCGCCTGTCCAAGTTCAACGAACTGCTGGCCGGCATCCGCGAGGCGTGCCCGGGGATGATCCTGCAGGTCGGCGGTTCGATCTCCTTCGCCCCGGAGAACGACGGCGACGTCGCCAAGTGGCTGTCCGACGACACCCGCCACATGCTGGCCGAGCTGACCCCGACGCCGGACCAGGTGACCATCGCCATCAACACCAACCAGATGAACGTCTGCGAGCAGATGACCGCCGCCGACATCCGCGGCACCTCGCTGGCCGAGCCGGCGATGCTCAAGGCCTACCAGGAGATGACCATCCCGGCAGGTCCCGCCTGGGTCGAGGAGCACATCCGCCGCCTCTCCGCCAAGGGCATCCAGACCCACTTCCAGCTGGCCAACATCACCCAGCTCAACACCGTCGAGCGCATGATGCGTCGCGGCGTGTGCAACGTGCCGCTGATCCTCACCTGGGTGGCCATCGGCGGCGGCTTCGACTCGCCCAACCCCTACGACCTGGCCAACTTCGTGCGCGCCTGCCCGGATGGTTCGGTGCTGACCCTGGAAACCAGCATGCGCAACGTGCTGCCGCTGAACATGATGGCCATCGCCCTGGGCCTGCACGTGCGCTGCGGCATCGAGGACAACATCTGGAACCAGAAGCAGACCGCGAAGATGACCACCGTCGAGCAGATCGAGCAGCTGGTGCGCCTCTCCCGCGAGTTCGGCCGCGAGGTCGCCAACGGCCAGGAGGCGCGCGAGATCTACAGGATCGGCACCTTCTACAAGGACGCCGACGAGACCCTGGCCAGGAACGGCTTCGCCCCCAATCGCAAGCCGGGGCAGGTGGGCTTTACCCAGCACGCCTGA
- a CDS encoding quinone oxidoreductase family protein, with the protein MAKAVRFYETGGPEVLRYEDVEVGEPGPGQVRLRHVAVGLNYADTYFRNGTYPIPLPNGMGVEASGVVEAVGEGVTNVAVGDRVTYTGFLNTLGAYSTERLIPAAPLIKLPETIAFETAAAMTMRGLTSAYLMRRIYDFKAGDTVLLHAAAGGVGLIVSQWAKLLGLTVIGTVSTEAKAEVARAHGCDHTINYSHEDVAKRVRELTDGVGVNVVFDSVGKNTFMASLDSLKRRGLMVCVGTASGPIPAFDPVLLAMKGSLYLTRPALADYIADPAEKADLAGELFDHVGSGRIKIEINQHYALQDAVEAHRDLESRKTTGSSIFVI; encoded by the coding sequence ATGGCCAAAGCCGTACGCTTCTATGAAACCGGTGGTCCCGAGGTTCTGCGCTACGAGGATGTCGAAGTCGGCGAACCCGGTCCCGGTCAGGTCCGCCTGCGCCATGTGGCGGTCGGCCTGAACTACGCCGACACCTACTTCCGCAACGGCACCTACCCGATCCCGCTGCCCAACGGCATGGGCGTGGAAGCCTCCGGCGTGGTGGAAGCGGTGGGCGAGGGCGTGACCAACGTGGCGGTCGGCGATCGCGTCACCTACACCGGCTTCCTCAACACCCTCGGCGCCTACTCGACCGAGCGCCTGATCCCGGCCGCGCCGCTGATCAAGCTGCCGGAGACCATCGCCTTCGAGACCGCCGCGGCGATGACCATGCGCGGCCTGACCTCGGCCTACCTGATGCGCCGCATCTACGACTTCAAGGCCGGCGACACCGTCCTGCTGCACGCCGCCGCCGGCGGCGTCGGCCTGATCGTCTCGCAGTGGGCCAAGCTGCTCGGCCTCACCGTGATCGGCACCGTGTCCACCGAGGCCAAGGCGGAAGTCGCCCGCGCCCATGGCTGCGACCACACCATCAATTACAGCCACGAGGACGTCGCCAAGCGCGTCCGCGAGCTGACCGACGGCGTCGGTGTCAACGTGGTGTTCGACAGCGTCGGCAAGAACACCTTCATGGCCTCGCTGGACTCGCTCAAGCGCCGCGGCCTGATGGTCTGCGTCGGCACCGCCTCCGGGCCGATCCCGGCCTTCGATCCGGTGCTGCTGGCGATGAAGGGCTCGCTGTACCTGACCCGCCCGGCGCTGGCCGACTACATCGCCGATCCGGCCGAGAAGGCCGACCTGGCCGGCGAGCTGTTCGACCACGTCGGCAGCGGCCGCATCAAGATCGAGATCAACCAGCACTACGCCCTGCAGGACGCCGTGGAAGCCCACCGCGACCTGGAGTCGCGCAAGACCACCGGCTCGTCGATCTTCGTCATCTGA
- a CDS encoding electron transfer flavoprotein-ubiquinone oxidoreductase: MQREYMEFDVVIVGAGPAGLSAACRLKQKAAEAGQELSVCVVEKGSEVGAHILSGAVFEPRALDELFPDWQALGAPLNTPVKRDDIYLLKNDSAASKIPDFAVPRTMHNEGNYIISLGNLCRWLAQQAENLGVEIYPGFAAQEALIDDKGVVRGIVTGDLGVDHAGNPKDGLYTPGMELRAKYTLFAEGCRGHIGKQLIAKYQLDAKADAQHYGIGIKELWEIDPAKHEPGLVVHTAGWPLNDDNPGGSFLYHLENNQVVVGLIVDLSYSNPYLSPFDEFQRYKHHPVIRQYLEGGKRIAYGARAICKGGLNSLPKLVFPGGALIGCDAGTLNFAKIKGSHTAMKSGMLAAEAIVEALAAGREGGDELNNYVKAFEDSWLYDELFRSRNFGAAIHKFGAILGGAFNFVDQNLFGGKIPVTLHDNKPDHACLKPAAQCQRIEYPKPDGKLSFDKLSSVFLSNTNHEEDQPCHLRLADASIPLAKNLPLFDEPAQRYCPAGVYEIVIQENGEKKFQINAQNCVHCKTCDIKDPAQNITWVTPEGTG; this comes from the coding sequence ATGCAGCGCGAATACATGGAATTCGACGTGGTCATCGTCGGCGCCGGCCCTGCCGGCCTGTCCGCCGCCTGCCGTCTGAAGCAGAAGGCCGCCGAAGCCGGCCAGGAGCTCAGCGTCTGCGTGGTGGAGAAAGGCTCCGAAGTCGGCGCCCACATCCTCTCCGGCGCGGTGTTCGAGCCACGCGCGCTCGATGAGCTGTTCCCCGACTGGCAGGCCCTCGGCGCGCCGCTCAACACCCCGGTCAAGCGCGACGACATCTATCTGCTGAAGAACGACTCCGCCGCCAGCAAGATCCCCGACTTCGCCGTGCCCAGGACCATGCACAACGAAGGCAACTACATCATCTCCCTCGGCAACCTGTGCCGCTGGCTGGCCCAACAGGCCGAGAACCTCGGCGTCGAGATCTACCCGGGCTTCGCCGCCCAGGAAGCGCTGATCGACGACAAGGGCGTGGTGCGCGGCATCGTCACCGGGGATCTCGGCGTCGATCACGCAGGCAACCCCAAGGACGGCCTGTACACCCCGGGCATGGAGCTGCGCGCCAAGTACACCCTGTTCGCCGAGGGCTGCCGCGGCCATATCGGCAAGCAGCTGATCGCGAAGTACCAGTTGGACGCCAAAGCCGACGCCCAGCACTACGGCATCGGCATCAAGGAGCTGTGGGAGATCGACCCGGCCAAACACGAGCCGGGACTGGTGGTGCACACCGCCGGTTGGCCGCTGAACGACGACAACCCGGGCGGCTCCTTCCTCTATCACCTGGAGAACAACCAGGTGGTGGTCGGCCTGATCGTCGACCTGTCCTACAGCAACCCCTACCTTTCGCCGTTCGACGAGTTCCAGCGCTACAAGCACCACCCGGTGATCAGGCAGTACCTGGAGGGCGGCAAGCGCATCGCCTACGGCGCCCGCGCGATCTGCAAGGGCGGCCTCAACTCGCTGCCCAAGCTGGTCTTCCCCGGCGGCGCGCTGATCGGCTGCGACGCCGGCACCCTCAACTTCGCCAAGATCAAGGGCAGCCACACCGCGATGAAGTCCGGCATGCTGGCCGCCGAGGCGATCGTCGAGGCGCTGGCCGCCGGTCGCGAGGGCGGCGACGAGCTGAACAACTACGTCAAGGCCTTCGAGGACAGCTGGCTGTACGACGAGCTGTTCCGCAGCCGCAACTTCGGCGCGGCGATCCACAAGTTCGGCGCCATCCTCGGCGGCGCGTTCAACTTCGTCGACCAGAACCTGTTCGGCGGCAAGATCCCGGTCACCCTGCACGACAATAAGCCGGACCATGCCTGCCTGAAGCCGGCCGCCCAGTGCCAGCGCATCGAGTATCCCAAGCCGGACGGCAAGCTCAGCTTCGACAAGCTGTCCTCGGTGTTCCTCTCCAATACCAACCACGAGGAAGACCAGCCCTGCCACCTGAGGCTGGCCGACGCCTCGATCCCGCTGGCGAAGAACCTGCCGCTCTTTGATGAGCCGGCGCAGCGCTACTGCCCGGCCGGGGTGTACGAGATCGTCATCCAGGAAAACGGCGAGAAGAAGTTCCAGATCAACGCGCAGAACTGCGTGCACTGCAAGACCTGCGACATCAAGGACCCGGCGCAGAACATCACCTGGGTGACTCCGGAGGGAACCGGCTGA
- a CDS encoding FKBP-type peptidyl-prolyl cis-trans isomerase: MSNELQIEDIQLGDGKAVVKGALITTQYTGWLEDGTKFDSSWDKGRPFQCVIGTGRVIKGWDQGLMGMQVGGKRRLFVPAHLAYGERQIGAHIKPNSNLIFEIELLEVLTRDD, translated from the coding sequence ATGAGCAACGAACTGCAGATCGAAGACATCCAGCTGGGCGACGGCAAGGCCGTGGTCAAGGGCGCCCTGATCACCACCCAGTACACCGGCTGGCTGGAGGACGGCACCAAGTTCGACTCCTCCTGGGACAAGGGCCGGCCCTTCCAGTGCGTGATCGGCACCGGGCGGGTGATCAAGGGCTGGGACCAGGGGCTGATGGGCATGCAGGTCGGCGGCAAGCGCAGACTGTTCGTGCCGGCCCACCTGGCCTACGGCGAGCGGCAGATCGGCGCGCACATCAAGCCCAACTCCAACCTGATCTTCGAGATCGAGCTGCTGGAAGTGCTGACCCGCGACGACTGA
- a CDS encoding TauD/TfdA dioxygenase family protein has protein sequence MRVEPLTCSIGAELIGVNLADAVHDDGLFNEIKGLLLQNKVLFLRDQDISRPDHVAFARRFGALEDHPMAPTHPEAPGLVQIYKRPDQPIDRYENAWHTDGTWRETPALGCVLRCVQCPPVGGDTMWANMALAYERLPLEIKEQIEGLRANHSFESSFAAAMPLEQRLAMKAQYPDAEHPVVRTHPETGEKILFVNAFTTHFTNYHTKERVRFGQDYSMGGSDLLRYLIGQAYIPEYQVRWRWKPNSIAIWDNRSTQHYAVMDYPACHRKMERAAIVGDKPF, from the coding sequence ATGCGCGTAGAACCACTCACCTGCAGTATCGGCGCCGAGCTGATCGGCGTGAACCTCGCCGATGCCGTCCACGACGACGGCCTGTTCAACGAGATCAAGGGCCTGCTGCTGCAGAACAAGGTGCTGTTCCTGCGCGATCAGGACATTTCCCGTCCGGATCACGTGGCCTTCGCCCGCCGCTTCGGCGCGCTGGAAGACCATCCGATGGCGCCGACCCATCCGGAAGCGCCGGGTCTGGTGCAGATCTACAAGCGCCCCGACCAGCCGATCGACCGCTACGAGAACGCCTGGCACACCGACGGCACCTGGCGCGAGACCCCGGCGCTGGGCTGCGTGCTGCGCTGCGTGCAGTGCCCGCCGGTGGGTGGCGACACCATGTGGGCCAACATGGCGCTGGCCTACGAGCGTCTGCCGCTGGAGATCAAGGAGCAGATCGAGGGCCTGCGCGCCAACCACAGCTTCGAGTCGTCCTTCGCCGCCGCCATGCCGCTCGAGCAGCGCCTGGCGATGAAGGCGCAGTACCCCGACGCCGAGCACCCGGTGGTGCGCACCCACCCGGAAACCGGCGAGAAGATCCTCTTCGTCAACGCCTTCACCACCCACTTCACCAACTACCACACCAAGGAGCGGGTGCGCTTCGGCCAGGACTACAGCATGGGCGGCAGCGACCTGCTGCGCTACCTGATCGGCCAGGCCTACATCCCCGAGTACCAGGTGCGCTGGCGCTGGAAGCCCAACAGCATCGCCATCTGGGACAACCGCAGCACCCAGCACTACGCGGTCATGGACTACCCGGCGTGCCATCGCAAGATGGAGCGCGCGGCCATCGTCGGCGACAAGCCCTTCTGA
- a CDS encoding TonB-dependent receptor — protein MFRKTRLCLSISLVCLALPCATALAEEALELDTLTINATRGKSEVGKTPQKITVITREQIEQQLAITSDHGQVLSNLIPSYSPSRQKLSNAGETFRGRAALVMIDGVPQSTPLRAGGRDGYTIDLSMVERIEVIHGASAEHGLGATGGIINYVTRRPQGGSMTQHAGISLEASDDFNGEGMGYKLDYRVEGSEGNWDYLAAISGQTRGMFYDADGELIGVDDTQGDIMDSASTDLLVKLGYWFDSEQNLELMVNRFELEGEHEYVNVPGDRDAGIPTTSRKGQPPGKAPQNEVLATSLTYSNTDLAGNQLTAQLFSQRFRARYGGNTLPSFQDPAIAPVGTLFDQSQNESDKYGGKLSLSRDDMLDGYLKLTGGLDFLQDTTSQMLIATDREWVPETVFQNLAPFLQAEVRATERLTLHGGVRHEFAELDVDSFRTIASTTKPAGGVSVEGGKPDFEETLYNAGLVFRVTDWAQVFANYSEGFGMPDVGRVLRGISQPNQSVDSFLDLQPIVTDNREIGLRLNWQDVDFEISYFESDSDLGSRLQNVGGVYQVRRERTEIDGVEASAGWQINDVHRLQASYARLDGESDTDGDGKVDTDLDGANIAPDRYGLSWQANWSDKLNSRVQANHYASRSFETPGLDFDGYSLVDASLGYQLPVGAVSFGVENLFNRDYMTYYAQAASTRDDQFFAGRGRTFTLGYQVSF, from the coding sequence GTGTTCCGCAAAACCCGCCTCTGCCTTTCCATCTCGCTGGTCTGCCTGGCCCTGCCCTGTGCAACGGCCCTGGCCGAAGAGGCTCTCGAGCTGGATACGCTGACCATCAACGCCACCCGCGGCAAGAGCGAAGTCGGCAAGACCCCGCAGAAGATCACCGTGATCACCCGCGAGCAGATCGAGCAGCAGCTGGCGATCACCTCGGATCACGGCCAGGTGCTGAGCAACCTGATCCCCTCCTACTCGCCCAGCCGGCAGAAGCTGAGCAACGCCGGCGAGACCTTCCGCGGCCGCGCGGCGCTGGTGATGATCGACGGCGTGCCGCAATCCACCCCGCTGCGTGCCGGCGGCCGCGACGGCTACACCATCGACCTGTCGATGGTCGAGCGCATCGAGGTGATCCACGGCGCCAGCGCCGAGCACGGTCTGGGCGCCACCGGCGGCATCATCAACTACGTCACCCGTCGGCCGCAGGGTGGCAGCATGACGCAGCACGCCGGCATCAGCCTGGAAGCCTCCGACGACTTCAACGGCGAAGGCATGGGCTACAAGCTGGACTACCGCGTCGAGGGCAGCGAGGGCAACTGGGACTACCTGGCCGCCATCAGCGGCCAGACCCGCGGCATGTTCTACGACGCCGACGGCGAGCTGATCGGTGTCGACGACACCCAGGGCGACATCATGGACTCCGCCAGCACCGACCTGCTGGTGAAGCTCGGCTACTGGTTCGACTCCGAGCAGAATCTGGAACTGATGGTCAACCGCTTCGAGCTCGAGGGCGAGCACGAGTACGTCAACGTGCCGGGCGATCGCGACGCCGGCATCCCGACCACCTCGCGCAAGGGCCAGCCGCCGGGCAAGGCGCCGCAGAACGAGGTACTGGCCACCAGCCTGACCTACAGCAACACCGACCTGGCCGGCAACCAGCTCACCGCGCAGCTGTTCAGCCAGCGTTTCCGCGCCCGCTACGGCGGCAACACCCTGCCCAGCTTCCAGGATCCGGCGATTGCCCCGGTGGGCACCCTGTTCGACCAGTCGCAGAACGAGTCGGACAAGTACGGCGGCAAGCTCAGCCTCAGCCGTGACGACATGCTCGACGGCTACCTCAAGCTCACCGGCGGCCTCGACTTCCTGCAGGACACCACCAGCCAGATGCTGATCGCCACCGACCGCGAGTGGGTGCCGGAGACCGTATTCCAGAACCTCGCGCCCTTCCTGCAGGCCGAGGTGCGCGCCACCGAGCGCCTGACCCTGCACGGCGGCGTGCGCCACGAGTTCGCCGAGCTGGACGTCGACAGCTTCCGCACCATCGCCTCGACCACCAAGCCGGCGGGCGGGGTCAGCGTGGAAGGCGGCAAGCCCGACTTCGAGGAAACCCTGTACAACGCGGGCCTGGTGTTCCGGGTGACCGACTGGGCACAGGTCTTCGCCAACTACTCCGAAGGCTTCGGCATGCCCGATGTCGGGCGCGTGCTGCGCGGCATCAGCCAGCCCAACCAGAGCGTCGACAGCTTCCTCGACCTGCAGCCGATCGTCACCGACAACCGCGAGATCGGCCTGCGCCTGAACTGGCAGGACGTCGACTTCGAGATCAGCTATTTCGAGTCCGACTCCGACCTCGGTTCGCGCCTGCAGAACGTCGGCGGCGTCTATCAGGTGCGCCGCGAGCGCACCGAAATCGACGGCGTCGAGGCCAGCGCCGGCTGGCAGATCAACGACGTCCATCGCCTGCAGGCCAGCTACGCCAGACTCGACGGCGAGTCGGATACCGATGGCGACGGCAAGGTGGACACCGATCTGGACGGCGCCAACATCGCTCCGGACCGCTACGGCCTGAGCTGGCAGGCTAACTGGAGCGACAAGCTGAACAGCCGCGTACAGGCCAACCACTACGCCAGTCGCAGCTTCGAAACCCCCGGCCTGGACTTCGACGGCTACAGTCTGGTGGACGCCTCGCTGGGCTACCAGCTGCCGGTCGGCGCGGTCAGCTTCGGCGTCGAGAACCTGTTCAACCGCGACTACATGACCTACTACGCGCAGGCGGCCAGCACCCGCGACGACCAGTTCTTCGCCGGCCGTGGCCGCACCTTCACCCTCGGCTATCAGGTCAGTTTCTAA
- a CDS encoding DMT family transporter, whose translation MDSRSPLDSQAVGLMLLLCLIWSIQQVVLKATAADFSPMLQIALRSGIAAVLLMALMRLRGERMSLDDGIWQPGLAAGALFAFEYMLVGEALRHTLSGHVVVFLYTAPVFAALGLHWKLPAERLAPLQWLGIGLAFAGIALAFLGGLGGDSATLTDILWGDFLALLGGACWGATTVLVRSTRLSALPASQTLLYQLATGFALILPAALLFGHTTFVPSSAVWASLAFQSVLVCFVSFLIWFALLRRYLASRLGVFSFLTPLLGVLFGAWLLGEPVEPGFLTGALLVVAGIVLVSGYGWLRQLAGRVAPG comes from the coding sequence GTGGATTCGCGCAGCCCCCTCGATAGTCAGGCCGTCGGCCTGATGCTTCTCCTCTGCCTGATCTGGAGTATCCAGCAGGTCGTCCTCAAGGCGACGGCGGCCGACTTCTCGCCGATGCTGCAGATCGCCCTGCGTTCGGGGATCGCCGCCGTACTGCTGATGGCCCTGATGCGCCTGCGCGGCGAGCGCATGAGCCTGGATGACGGCATCTGGCAACCCGGCCTGGCCGCCGGCGCGCTGTTCGCCTTCGAGTACATGCTGGTCGGCGAGGCCCTGCGCCACACCCTTTCCGGCCATGTGGTGGTGTTCCTCTACACCGCGCCGGTATTCGCCGCCCTCGGCCTGCACTGGAAACTGCCCGCCGAGCGCCTGGCGCCGTTGCAGTGGCTGGGCATCGGCCTGGCCTTCGCCGGCATCGCCCTCGCCTTCCTCGGCGGACTCGGCGGCGACTCCGCAACGCTGACGGACATCCTCTGGGGCGACTTCCTCGCCCTGCTGGGCGGCGCCTGCTGGGGCGCGACCACGGTGCTGGTGCGCAGCACGCGCCTGTCAGCGCTGCCGGCCAGCCAGACGCTGCTCTACCAGCTGGCGACGGGCTTCGCCCTGATCCTGCCGGCGGCCCTGCTGTTCGGCCACACCACCTTCGTGCCGAGTAGCGCGGTGTGGGCCAGCCTGGCCTTCCAGTCGGTGCTGGTGTGCTTCGTCAGCTTCCTGATCTGGTTCGCCCTGCTGCGCCGCTACCTGGCCTCGCGCCTGGGCGTGTTCTCCTTCCTCACCCCGCTGCTCGGCGTGCTGTTCGGCGCCTGGCTGCTCGGCGAGCCGGTCGAGCCCGGCTTCCTGACCGGCGCCCTGCTGGTGGTCGCCGGCATCGTGCTGGTCAGCGGCTACGGCTGGCTGCGCCAGCTCGCCGGCCGCGTGGCGCCGGGCTGA